The Ptychodera flava strain L36383 chromosome 14, AS_Pfla_20210202, whole genome shotgun sequence genome segment CGAGTACATTTTCAAACACCCAACCCATCGCTACTGACAGCCCATGTACATAATTACACCGTTAGGAATATTCAGCTTCATCAATTCAAACTTCTCCTTCTTTTAAAGCTGGTGacaaaattttaatcaaataatatttctaaatctgttttaaatttgtttaacAACTTTGTCACCAATATTctgcatttctttcatttttcatcagttatttattctttctgcatttttatgcaaaaaaaacccaCCTTGCAAATGACGAGTGTTTTGGCAGTTAATATTCATTGCTCTACTTCAAGCgcactttctttaatttctttttagTTTGGGATGGGCCAAATAGTGTACCTGGAGTTTCAAGAAGTGAGCGATTTGTCTCAGGGTTCAATAAGCTTAGGAGATGGACAGAGTATATGCTGAGATAAAAGAAACATTAAAAGCATTGATTTAATTGAAAACTGCTTAGGTCCATTACAAGGATAACTTTTCAATATATTAGGCTGTGAAAAGATGATACACCAGAAAAGTCTTGTACAGAAGTCCTTTCTTCAGACTGAAGAGTTTCAGCAACAGAAACACACCCTAAATTACATTTGCTTTGGTACAAGATGCTACCAGAAGCAAATCTGTATATACATGCGAACTGTTCCTGCACTTTGAGACTCATAACCATTTGTATTTCTGTTTTAAAATAATCTGTTTTCCTTTTTGGCAGACAAGTAAATCTACCACACTTTGGTGACTATGGAAACAAATCTCCTTGTAGCTTGCTTCAATGGTGAAATAATGAGAGTCCTGAAGAGTTACATAGGTTTCTTGTAAGATTGTTCTGGGCACAgtcatcaggtatactgtgccTTTCACAAAACAGCATAGAATACCTATCTCAGTAGCTTGGAATAGTGAGACAGATACTGCATGCATGATGTTGATCTCAGTCCATTGTGAGTCAGTTTTATGCCATGAACACCACAAATACAATGAAGAATACGATGAGGACAACAAAGATTTTGATCATTAGCCAGCGGTTTGATGTCACTGACTGGAAGTATTTCAGCAATTCTCCATGAGCTGCTTCAACATTCATGTGTGTGTCCTCAACGTTTTGGTCAATTCTGAAAAATGAGGAGAAAATTAACAGAACATTATaaacatggaaatttttgagtACTCTGGGAATAGGTTTGTCTTCCACACTATCATATTGTGTGTGCAGTGTCTTtcacatttctttcaaaatggaTGTGAATTTATTGGGTGATAGTTTCTTCATGCATTGATATCAGAACATTTCAGAAGATTGATGGAAAAGACAAATGCAAATAAGCACAGCTGACTATATCACTCTTTCCTTCCACTTAAAGATGTGGATAGCAGTGGATGTTCAGGACTTTATACATATTATACCTTTTGGTAAAGTAAATCAGGTCAGATCAGCAACTAGATTACTTTCCACATATCATACCATACTTTAACTCTTCCACCAAAACTTCCTCCACAAAGGTACTTTTCCATATAAGATGGTAAAATTCATTACCAGAATTTTATGACGAGGGAAGTAATACAGTCAAACCCGACACACAAATATCAATTTTCTGCAGAGTGTACTACTGAGTAATGCTTAGGTCTTTCAATGTAACAATAATGACTTGTGGTCCATGtgaaatattcatgtacctcagATTATGTCAGTTCGTTTTGTTAAGAATATCATGTTTTACCTTTGCACTTGTTCTTCCTGTTCTTTAACCATATGAGCAAGCTGTTGGAATATACTTCCAAGTTCCACAATTGTAGCTTCTATACTTTCCATAGTACTTGCTCTACTCTGAATGTATGAATCTTGTTCATCTATCAACTGTAGCTGTTGCTGGTATCGGTCTTTCTGCACATCATCCATATTTATAGCAACATCACCACCGAGGCCACCGTAACTTGTCTTTTCGTCTTGAAGTAAAACTGAACCAgctgaagaaaataaaaaataccgcaattatacggtgtcgctcaaatttgatcagaattgttacataccagtatgggtaccaaagatcaacaataaatgttgtttctatctgttcagtgcaggaaaattctacgttgatgttatgacaatgatttctgcacagtacaaccagaaaaacaacaaggaatatttaaaccagaaaaacaagaatgacaaaagtaattaaggtctgaaactttaggtactggaggtcaactttagcaacatgcatagcagaaaggcagctagcccccttactgccttagtttgaccatagacggtcttcctcccctctactgacggtcttcctcccttctactgtctatggtttgagcaggtctgttaatatgtaacagttcaatgacaatgacaggaaatgacttaagtcagtggagtaagcctgtttcaagcctgtttcagaattttgctttttcttacggttacctcatttgcacatttttgacactgatgtgttaatttgaacaaattcacatctcaacccctacatctacctgtacaccaaatactgagacggtagctttggcggtatgggagcctttgtgtgtgacggacatacatccgcacacacccacaaatatacagacatttagactcatcatataagctctttttggtatttatatataaaaccaaatatctAAAAAGCATTTGTCTCACTATCATACTATAATGAATAAGTCATGCTTTGATTACAAATTTCACaatgtaacaagtcattgacaatgacatagtccccacttgtaataggagtattagtcttgatggggcagggaaatgtggtcattaagaagtatcactggagtgtatatgttcaaatctatggacacataggtctatgtcattgttcccaatttgaaacaagaggcatgtctaagttattattctaaatcgggaaaaaagatcagacctctagctgtattggccagccaagaaatacatatgcaccataataaatgaggtacaagatgtgacaccttaaggtctattatcctatcaaaattgaagtgtaaagaacttgtggttactgagttatgcatatatatgcataatcagggtcaaaggtcatcaaggtcacgtgacattttgaaaaaaaattgtatcgctaattaatccatatatgccgaaattcagacctctagctctattggcttgcccacaattatatatgtacataattaatgaggtaaagcatgtgttgtcataaggtctcccatcctactaaatataaaggacatagcacttgtggttacttatttattgacataatcgtgaattttaggtaaaaggttatcgaggtcacataacattttgtcaaaaaatttatatCCTGTAGTCTaaccctatatacaaaaaatcatacatctagctcttttggctggctcaaaattagatatgcacataattaatgaggtacaatatgtggcgtgataaggtgtcccatcataccaaatatgaagggtgtagcacttgtggttcctgagcaatggacaaatatgtatatttgaggtcaaaggtcaccaaggtcacatgacattttgtcaagaaattgtattgataagttatccctatataccaaaaatcagacctctagctctattggctcgctcaaaattagatatgcacataattaatgaggtacaatatgtggcgtcataaggtgtcccatcataccatatatgaagggtgtagcacttgtgattacatagttatgcacaaatatgtatatttgaggtcaaaggtcattgaggtcacatgacattttgtcaaaaaaattgtattgctaagttatccctatataccaaaaatcagacctctagctctattggctcgctcaaaattagatatgtgcataattaatgaggtacaatatgtggcatcataaggtgtcccatcataccaaatatgaagggtgtagcacttgtggttactgagttatggacaaatatgtatatttgaggtcaaaggtcaccgaagtcacgtgacattttgtcaaaacaattgtattgctaagttatccctatataccaaaaatcagacctctagctctattggctcgctcaaaattagatatgtgcataattaatgaggttcaatatgtggcgtcataaggtgtcccatcataccatatatgaagggtgtagcacttgtggttactgagttatgcacaaatatgtatatttgaggtcaaaggtcaccaaggtcacttgacattttgttaaagtgtctgagatatctgcgtgaacggatggactcatggacggacatgacccaatctataagccccctggactttatctgtggggactaaaaactgtgtcactgcatcctttttgcaatatgaatatgatgagaaactaaatttttatttttcttggccttatacatgggagtctatggactgccttatacatgggagtctatggactgccttatacatgggagtctatggacttccttatacatgggagtctatggactgccttatacatgggagtctatggactgccttatacatgggagtctatggacttccttatacatgggagtctatggactgccttatacatgggagtctatggaggtgaaaactaaaaagtcctctaacacggccaaatttgatcgcattgtgaaacaaatcgacgtgcatctgtatgaggtagggtactatccttgtaccaagtttgaacgaaatcactccaggcgtctttgagatatctgcgtgaacggacggacgcacggacggacggacggactgacgtacggacagacggacggacatgaccacacctataagtccccccggacggtgtccgtggggactaataacacagacatttatttcaacttttgctaTTTACACAGCTATAAAACTTGTCAGATTTGTTGTGACAAACATTTTAAAGGAAAAATATGCTCATAAAAACTAAGAAAGAGTTGCTGCAAATGCTATATGCTTGATTTTTATGGGGCCTTGATATTCTCTTATTTAAAACTTTTTTGTCAGATGGAATGAAAATACATACAACATATTTTCATCAAGCATTAACTCCAATATGACAGTGTATAGAGTGTGTTTgaatgtattttcaatttgtgaaCATAATTTGGAAATACTGAGTCGTCGGGAGTTGCCGTAAATTCTCTGAAAGAGAAAAAGCGGTTCCTCCAAGACAGCCTGAAGTTCAAGAATAGTGTATCATGATGGCTCATTTATTTCTTTTAGTTTTCttaaaatttagtaaaaatTGTCAAGCTGAAAGTGACAAAACAATGGAAATCCAGGTTGATACTTACTATTGCCATTAGTTGCTGATGGCGGTAAACTGGCTGCAACAGGTCCTTGGGAGAATTGCTCCCTCCTTGTCTTCTGTTCCTTTAGATTCTGAGTAAAAAATTACACCAGACACAGAGACTAGTGTTATAGCACAGAAATCTACAAACAGTTACCAGACTAGACTGAAATCATAGTGACCATTCATTCTCACATTCATCTCCTATACTGTGGAAACATTTTCCAAATGACATCTGTACAGCAACCGATGTGGAGATCTTTAAATGAAGATTAAAAACATCTATTCCAGCGAGCATTTCTGTGAGCATCACTGGGCATCGTAGCATTGGACATGAGGTGCTATATAAACTACAGTATTACACCATAGACCCTAACTTGTTCCAAATCTGAGGGTTTATTACATGTCATAACTGactaaattgaaggaataaacttctgCAAATGCTGTGGCATTGATAAAGGTTACTTGGATGGCAGCGGAGAGATGGTCACTCACAAACGTCTATGTACACCAATGTTAGACACATCATGCAAGCTTACATGGTGAAAGAAATATAACAGCTCATGATTATAACAAACAGGTTTGAACGACTGATGCAGTTCCTGATGCAGTTCCTAATCTTTATTGAAACATTGACAAATATTGAATGAGTAGTGAATAGATCCAGTTGTAGAATATGTATCAGACATTTCAAAATGCATGAGATATGAAGTCAGTGAATAGCTTTGCGTGATGTCACTTACCTGGGTTCGAAGTTCAAGTACTTGCTTGAAATCACTGGACATTGTTGCAAGTTTGGACTGAAGGGAAACAACCACTTGACTGGAATGTGATTGGAGGTGTCTGCCACTCTTGTGTGCTCTCATCTTCACCAGCTGTAAGAATGCAAAGATAACACATTAGTATAAACTTCTCTGCCATTTTCAGTCTCCTTTCACATATTTTTCCTGCCAATGacattttatttctcaaaatattaCACGTTAAAGTTGAAAACAACCATCAAGTTGTAAGTGGATAAACATTCAGACTATGGATGGGAATTTATTGAGTGGGTCACTTCTCAAATCAAATGGAAGTTTTGTAAGCA includes the following:
- the LOC139148887 gene encoding syntaxin-5-like, whose amino-acid sequence is MTTRRRRTYSDEAREEENWNTFGKPHVTTTYVERYDSDMTCRDRTNEFLSAVKSFQSRQGNGIPPQSQNHRKLQHSEFTTIARKIGYDISNTFAKLEKLTILAKRKSLFDDKPVEIQELTYIIKQDINNLNKQIAQLQQLVKMRAHKSGRHLQSHSSQVVVSLQSKLATMSSDFKQVLELRTQNLKEQKTRREQFSQGPVAASLPPSATNGNTGSVLLQDEKTSYGGLGGDVAINMDDVQKDRYQQQLQLIDEQDSYIQSRASTMESIEATIVELGSIFQQLAHMVKEQEEQVQRIDQNVEDTHMNVEAAHGELLKYFQSVTSNRWLMIKIFVVLIVFFIVFVVFMA